The segment AATCCTTACTTATTCTGTCTTTGTACACAACTTAAACTCGCATCCATGCCTGCACCTTTAATTTGACATTTCTAGTGCAGCATTGGTGATGACAATGGTAAGataagtaattttataaaaatagctAGGTGGTGGATGACGGAAGATGTTTAGTGGTAGTTGAATAAGTAAACTGAGATCCTAATTATGATCTAgattggaaaaaaattaattataaggaCTTTATTATATgtgttaattattaaaattggaAAGTGTTCTGCGATAAATATATAGGAAGTTGAGTGCAGCTATATATGTTAAGTGATTTGGTTAAATAATAGAGTACTAGTCCACATCCCAGTTCAACAGTTTTTGCAACTTGCAATGttggaaaaagaaatataaaaaagcttatcctctctctctatataaatataaataaaaaatattcttataaaCAGTGAAACAAAGCATCATGGGTGTGATCTGATGGGTCATCAACAAAGCCCTACTCATTCGACATGCGAATccaagatatatttttttagaaaatcatgTGTAGAATTCCAATTACTTTgttacttcttttttattttatgaaaaattgatttcataggttatattattcattcaaaacatatttcttttattacaTCTTCGTATATACAAAAATAGTGCAACAACATCATTCAATACGCAATTAAATTGAGGGGTAATACAATGTTGCATAATTCAAGAGCGATaatgcacaaaatttaaatatgtaacTGATAATTTCATCGTGAGTCCGTGAAATTTTATATACGTTATCCCAATTTAAAACATGCAAAAGATGCATCACCAATGCCCATATCCTCATGCATCATAACCACTAGCTCTTTAAGGCCAATACCCATGGCCTCAACAAACCAAAAAAACTCAAATCTTATATAAACCTACATCCAAAGCAACCACTCACACAATTGAAACAACAAATATTCCCTCTTCCCCACAAAAATGAGTGGAGGTAACAGCATTACCAAATCAACCTCCAGtctcttcattttcattttcctgTTTGTTTCTATTCAAGCAGCTCGTCCCCCATTCGCCTGTGACCAAAAAAACAGAGCATTTAGAAATTTCCCCTTTTGTCAAACAAATTTGCCGATTGGCGACAGAGTGAGAGATCTGATTGGGCGATTAACATTACAAGAGAAAGTGAAATTGTTGGGGAACAATGCCGCGGCAGTGCCGAGGCTGGGTATAAAAGGATACGAGTGGTGGTCGGAGGCACTTCACGGAGTTTCAAATGTAGGTCCAGGGACTAAATTTGGGGGTGAATTTCCAGGAGCTACTAGTTTTCCACAAGTTATTACTACTGCTGCTTCTTTCAATGCTTCATTGTGGGAAGAAATTGGCCGGGTAAGTATTCACATAATGCTTTAAACGATGCCAATTTCTGGTGCTCTGTTTTAAATTCGTTGCACTAACAACATTGTGGAAAAAACTTGCACAACCTAACCAATTATAGTTTAACATGCGAATAAAATCACACATTGatagtgataaaaaaaataatttacaaagtAAAAGACAAtttcactttaatttttaattttgacctctgattttcaaattttaaataaataaatacatgagtCTTACCTGACAAAATATACGtaagacaaaaaatgacatgtaggatgacatGTTGAACATGCGTGTCTATTTGTTCAGCTTTATACTTGTTTAACTGTCTACTtatgcacacccaaagttgaagagCGTAAATGTGATTCAAAACCAAGTTAAagagcatatttatgtattatgcctagataaattgaattaattttacaatttaaaatttgaaatatagcATTGGTTAAACGGCTTGAATCTCGGGAAACGAAATgtagcaaaataaaaataaacaaaaagagtaATATTCTTAATGTGAGGATTTCTTTGTGAAAATCATGCAAACTCAACTGAAAACAGAGTAtattaagagttttttttttttttgcttaatttaacccaataaatttaagtaatttcATTGATAAATATTTCATGGTGAACTATAAAATAGTAACCAACCTACTAGTAAAGATTAATCCAGGTAAGTAATACTTTTGTAAAGTAAaggataatatttttgttagtttCTCTTTGGTGCTTTATAGAGTAGCTCAAGTAGAGATCTTACTATTTTTCGATTCTTGCGCCTGCATGGAATTGCTGAATATTAGCGGTGgccatttttaaaatttcagattttgatATGTTCCAAATTATTTTGAAGTAAGGGACAAGGCTCGTATCAAAAATATTGgaaggaaaaattattttcgTCCTAAAATTTGGTTAGAATTTGATCCGATGGTGAATAGCACACTTCATAATGTacctttttgaatattttttttaattttaatatttttaattaaaaatgaaaaaaataatttatttttaaataaaaagagtattataaatcttttaaatttttgatcaaattttctaGTCATGTAgcattattgtttattattttttataaaattatttgttacatatatgaagctaaaaaaaaaacgATAATGCATCACAAAAGATTTAACCCTTTTATGATTTGATTATTAATCAATGAGAATATAATGGGAGTAATTAAGGTAAGAGAAACAATTATTAAATGTACATTTTGGTATAAAGTACTTTCTTGTGTGCAAGGCCAATTAAAGTTTAACTTATTGGAGGGTCCCATTGGCCATAACTTATTGGATAGTGACTGTATATAAGGGCATCAAACCAAGTTGCAATTTTTTCAGAACAGGCTCTGTTTTCTATATAAGGTCACATCCCTTTTTAAATTCTATATTATTTAGTAGGCAATTTAGCCAAAGGATTTGAAATCTGtattcatttataaaattttgcatAAATTTTTAGTTCATGATTtcagattcttcaaaaaaaagtaGGCTTTTAAATGTTAAATGTGGTCCATTGATTTTTTGCAAAAGAAGATccatcattttaattttattttttttaaaaaaaaaaattgacgtgAAATAGATTGTATGTATTATGTGAAAgaagaatattaaaatatagttagttattacttttgttgattAGTGAacctttgaaaaaatatatgtacttatttaaaagattaaaataacatataatagcAAATACTTATTATAAAAGAACTATGATATAAGGGTAATGCTATATAAAAAAgtttataatattgtttttattttaaaatagattattttttttaaattaaaagtattaacgttaaagagataaaataacatagagtgaaatatattattttatcattatcaaattttctatttttcatatttataagaaaagaaacaaaatttaaaaattcaaactgCGTTTACAAACAACATTTCAATTTGTCAATTttcaaatcataatttaaaccaTTTTCCAAATGGATCCATTCTTTGTAACTTCAATAtgaacaaataagaaaatatcaaaaaaattagttCGTAGTTAAGctcaaaagacattactaagaattcataatgtcGGTTCAAAAATCAGTCTTTGGAAATCTGTTACCTgcattttcaattgatgattcttggacctcaaatcaattttagagaagacacgATCAcattgtaactgatcgaacaaatcattaATAGGAGGAAtaagatacttgttcttaatagttacctcattaaattttatacaaaataaaaattagacaaataaattgaaatagagaGTTTACGtagattttttatcaaaatggcCACAATTGCTACACGTTTTTATCGCTGTGAGAACAAAAGTTACCCATTATTAAgtgacacacttatactatattaaggtcctattacccctcactatcttgtgggtacaacgctggttgatttttttttcaagatagtgtcacgtaggccgaaaacaggtagaaaattacttataaaataagtttagcgggtaataggaccttagtatagtataaatgtgtttCTGAGATTTCGAACATATATTGAGGAGATACTTGTAGATTTTCCCTTAAATCTAtaaacttttgtttttgtttattatgaaGTTATTCAATTGAGATATGGATTCAGGTTGTATCAGATGAAGCACGAGCAATGTACAATGGAGAAATGGGAGGTCTGACATATTGGAGCCCAAACGTCAACATTTTTCGAGATCCAAGGTGGGGAAGAGGACAGGAGACTCCCGGTGAAGATCCCGTCGTAGCTGCTCTATACGCCGAGCGTTATGTAAGAGGTTTACAAGGAAATGAAGATGGTGACAGCCTGAAAGTAGCAGCATGTTGCAAGCATTATACGGCCTATGACCTCGATAACTGGGGTGGCGTTGATAGATTTCACTTTAACGCCAAGGTAAAATACAttcttctttatattattaaggaTAATTGTACCCCTCACTATAAGTGTCtctctgggatttcggacataggttgatgGGGTACTTGTGAATTTTCCCTGTTATTAATTACTACTCCTGTcaaacatatgtataatatgtgTGTGGAACAGGTTACCAAGCAAGATATTGAAGATACATTTGATGTACCATTTAGAAGTTGTGTTAAACAAGGTAAAGTGGCTAGTATTATGTGTTCATACAATCAAGTCAATGGCATACCAACTTGTGCTGATCCTCAACTTCTACGTAAAACAATACGCGGTGGTTGGGGTCTGAACGGTTACATTGTCTCCGATTGTGATTCCGTTGGAGTATTCTACGATACCCAACATTACACATCAACGCCTGAGGAAGCTGCAGCTGCTGCTATTAAAGCGGGTCTGGATTTGGATTGTGGGCCTTTTTTGTCACAACATACTGAGAATGCGGTGCATATTGGTATTCTTAAAGAAGCTGCTATTGATACAAATTTAGCTAATACTGTTGCTGTTCAAATGAGGCTTGGGATGTTTGATGGAGAACCATCAGCCCAGCAATACGGACATCTTGGCCCAAGAGATGTTTGCAGCCCCGCCCATCAAGAACTCGCCGTTGAAGCTGCTAGACAGGGTATTGTTCTTCTTAAGAATCATGGACCGGCTCTTCCTCTTTCACCTCGACGCCATCGTACTGTTGCTGTTATTGGACCAAATTCAGATGTTACTGTCACAATGATCGGAAACTACGCaggtaaaatataattattcacttcaaaatatgaaaaagtaaaaagttcAACGACTACTATATGTGAAAAAGAGGACTAATTgggcttttaaaaaatataggcGTTGCATGTGGATACACGAGCCCATTACAAGGAATATCAAAGTATGCAAAGACCATTCATGAAAAAGGTTGTGGTGATGTGGCATGTTCAGACGATAAATTATTTGCTGGAGCTGTAAATGCTGCACGTCAAGCAGATGCAACAGTGCTAGTGATGGGCCTAGACCAGTCTATTGAGGCTGAATTCAGAGATAGAACTGGACTGCTTTTGCCTGGATTCCAACAAGAACTCATCTCCGAGGTATCGAAGGCATCGAGAGGTCCTGTAGTATTGGTCCTCATGTCTGGAGGCCCAGTTGATGTAACATTTGCCAATAACGATCCTCGAATTGGTGCTATTGTGTGGGCTGGATATCCTGGACAAGGTGGCGGTGCTGCCATTGCAGATGTCCTTTTTGGAGCCCATAATCCAGGTAAATTAACTAAACATTAACACAAAGTTGGGCCACATTTAGTTCTATGAATCATTTGTATTAGCGAAATAAATACAGTGTCACAACTATATACTAATTAGATACGATTTTTTTTCAGGTGGGAAGTTACCAATGACATGGTATCCACAAGAGTACTTAAACAATTTACCAATGACAACAATGGACATGCGATCAAATTTAGCCAAAGGATACCCTGGTAGAACATACCGTTTTTACAAAGGCCCATTAGTATACCCATTTGGGCACGGATTAAGCTACACAAAATTCATCACTACAATCTTCGAAGCCCCAAAGACACTAGCCATTCCAATAGACGGACGCCATACTTACAACAGCAGTACCATATCAAACAAATCAATCCGAGTAACACACGCAAAATGCAGCAAGATATCAGTTCAGATTCATGTCGACGTGAAGAATGTAGGGCCAAAGGATGGTTCACACACATTGCTCGTATTTTCAAAGCCACCTGTTGATATTTGGGTGCCACATAAACAATTGGTCGCGTTTCAAAAGGTATACGTCCCAGCAAGATCGAAGCAACGTGTTGCGATAAATATTCATGTGTGCAAGTATTTAAGTGTAGTAGATAGAGCTGGTGTTCGAAGAATTCCAATTGGTGAACATAGCATTCACATTGGTGATGCTAAGCATTCCTTATCACTTCAAGCATCAGTTCTTGGAGTTATTAAATCTTAaggatttattttcttttttttttgggtaaaatCTCCACGTAAAGATGTCTTTGCGTTAAATGGAGATTCTTTTTTTCCCCTAATTGTTCAACAAGGGGATAAGCAAAAattagattttcttttattagataagaagaaagaagattGAGAAATTAATTGTAACTTCCAATTGAAAGAAATGGGGATTATCTATTACAATGTTTTTTCCAACATTTACATTTTGATATTGTCGTAAATGGGGTATCTTCACGTAAATAGttaaacatatttattatttacttcTCTAGTCTGTATACATTAATTATACACATATTATATATGGATTATTTATAGGAAAACTTCATAGATTGGccttaaaacttaaaataattacacattcatacttcaatctaaagtaattcaaaaaatacctaccctctgaaaaaaaaaagattacatCACATACCCCATTCATTAAGACCAATAATTTTcacttaaattatattaaattagtattatatattgtattgatATCATTAATGATGATCATTTCACTTAATTGAtactaaatcaatatatatagagagagaataaATTAAACGAAATTACCATTTTGAtgatatcaataaaatatatgatactGAAAAAATACAAGTTAAGCAAATATAATAAGAGggtatatatattgtaattattttacttttatagaATATTTGCTTATTTTCCccacaatatatattttatagtaatTTGGTGCGTAATTACAAAACATAACGATAGTTTGACTAGTTAAGAGGGGTAACGATAATTGGGAGAAGAAacggtgtcacgacccaaaacgggtcgcaagtggcacccacacttatcctactatgtgagcgaaccaaccgatctaaccccaacattttcaaacatagtaAACAGAataaacaatgcggaagacttaaaactcattaacaaaattaataatcaacttctaaaactcaaacttatcattatccccaaaatctggaagtcatcatcacaagaacatctatcctcaaattactaaagctaagagtatctaagaaactaaacataaataataactagtctatgccagaacttcaacgcatcaagacatgaagaagaagatccagtccaagctagaagcttttgctcaccctgaaatctggtgtgatgaaaactggctagagttgtggttgggttgaagacgacggtacgtttgctgcactccacaatgaacaaaaagaaaacatacaagtaggggtcagtacaaaacacgagtactgagtagatttcatcggccaactcaaaatagaaaacagtatatatcagataatatcataaaatcaactacaatactcaacatgcggcatttacaattaccataacccttggtcacaacaccaagcacatcaatgaggactcacgcctccccatcatactcatttgggaattaggttcattaaattgagtatattaacatatttcaagattcattctctttactaatcttggtgccggaacgtgacacccgatccatattctatcctggtgtcggaacgtgacactccgatcctcatatactatcctggtaccggaacgtggcacccgatccatatactatcctggtgtcggaacgtgacactccgatcctcatatactatcctggtaccggaacgtggcacccgatcctcatatactatccggGTACCGGAACGTgtcacccgatccatatactatcctggtaccggaatgtggcacccgatccatatactatcctggtgtcggaacgtgacactccgatcctcatatactatcctggtatcggaacgtggcactcgatcccctaatctcactactttcgttcatcaagtcttcttttataccaaggcatcatcattaatcaaagtagattagggcttttcaagatttaggattcaatagcttcatcatgcttattttatcacaattatataatcacattcatgcaagcatacaattaagcatatagaagggtttacaacactacccaatacatatcattcgctattaagagtttactacgaatagcataaaaaccataacctacctccaccgaagaattgaagtcaagaaatctacttttccaatgctttggtttcctcttcgttctcttctcttgatcgatcgtttctccctctctctgttctttctaattttttttattccaaccctttttcttttaccctaattagcatataattaagtatcaaagatggtaaaagtagcctactaattaattcaaggttatctcctttaacccccaagtaattgaattattaacattcaaccactaacattataattatagcaggaatagtccaaaacaccccttaaaaacttttaatagaaaaatccgacccagcctgggttacgcaacctgtgacggtccgtcatggctgtgacggtccgtcatggctgtgacggtccgtcctgcaggtccgtcgcaaagttcagagagttaatttccgtggaagatgtgtgacggtccgtcgtgccattccgttacgaagttcagagagtcgatttcagtacccaaatttcagaattctaagtgttttggaacgagacccccacgacgatccgtcgtgcccatgacggttcgtcgtgggatccgtcgacttagccagtttttccagaaataaaatctgctgctcaaaacgactaaacaggtcgttacaaacgGATATATACAAGATTACACTGTTGTGTTTCTTAAAGGAATATATCCgcaataaaaattcaaaatctcacTTATGTATCATAACTTTTACAAAATATCGTTATGTATGGTAGATCTAGATTTTCTTGTTTCTCTCTTACGGATAggctagtttttttttttttaagtttaatcAGTTAGAATGAACAATTAGTTAGGTTAATTCTTTCTTATAGTTTCAAGATTAGATACAACTTCGAAATAATGGGCTTCAAGTGGATAAGAATAGTTAGGCCATTTGGGCTATTCATGCCAAACTCCTCGCAAGTAACAAACCTTCGTGATAAAGTGTAGTTGGGTTAGCGGTGTTAGATGGGGCGGGTTGAgttgaaattagaaatattaaaatgaattgaaagaaaaattgagTTGGGTGTTGATACGCTTAAGTTCCCTTTGGACTCAATTGAGTTGGACTCAAATGGGCTTAAAACGGCTTGGGTCTTGATTTGCTCAATTTGACCTATTTAAGCTCAACAATGTTAAGAAAATTACGTGAGATGACAAACTATAtatactaaataattaattaataagagtatagtttaatttatttattctcagtgattatagttttatttttttgtcataattaaTGGGACCCACCACCTATTTGTATACCAGTAAAAtacttatttatgattttctatatataatttatacaaaattaattttatctctCTTATCCCCATTAAATATCTTTCTCCTAAAATCACTCCTCCACTCTATTGTGAACTTCAAGTAAGATTTC is part of the Solanum lycopersicum chromosome 1, SLM_r2.1 genome and harbors:
- the ARF/XYL2 gene encoding alpha-L-arabinofuranosidase/beta-xylosidase precursor, producing MSGGNSITKSTSSLFIFIFLFVSIQAARPPFACDQKNRAFRNFPFCQTNLPIGDRVRDLIGRLTLQEKVKLLGNNAAAVPRLGIKGYEWWSEALHGVSNVGPGTKFGGEFPGATSFPQVITTAASFNASLWEEIGRVVSDEARAMYNGEMGGLTYWSPNVNIFRDPRWGRGQETPGEDPVVAALYAERYVRGLQGNEDGDSLKVAACCKHYTAYDLDNWGGVDRFHFNAKVTKQDIEDTFDVPFRSCVKQGKVASIMCSYNQVNGIPTCADPQLLRKTIRGGWGLNGYIVSDCDSVGVFYDTQHYTSTPEEAAAAAIKAGLDLDCGPFLSQHTENAVHIGILKEAAIDTNLANTVAVQMRLGMFDGEPSAQQYGHLGPRDVCSPAHQELAVEAARQGIVLLKNHGPALPLSPRRHRTVAVIGPNSDVTVTMIGNYAGVACGYTSPLQGISKYAKTIHEKGCGDVACSDDKLFAGAVNAARQADATVLVMGLDQSIEAEFRDRTGLLLPGFQQELISEVSKASRGPVVLVLMSGGPVDVTFANNDPRIGAIVWAGYPGQGGGAAIADVLFGAHNPGGKLPMTWYPQEYLNNLPMTTMDMRSNLAKGYPGRTYRFYKGPLVYPFGHGLSYTKFITTIFEAPKTLAIPIDGRHTYNSSTISNKSIRVTHAKCSKISVQIHVDVKNVGPKDGSHTLLVFSKPPVDIWVPHKQLVAFQKVYVPARSKQRVAINIHVCKYLSVVDRAGVRRIPIGEHSIHIGDAKHSLSLQASVLGVIKS